A single Denticeps clupeoides chromosome 7, fDenClu1.1, whole genome shotgun sequence DNA region contains:
- the hs3st2 gene encoding heparan sulfate glucosamine 3-O-sulfotransferase 2, translating into MAYRVLSSRVAPSSHRLSRGFLCIFTLSLSVTYLCYSHIFRSDAVTMPSQRFGEPLGAPGSNAGAKRLLHKLHHCTSPRVAPDARPAPSAAPRARDYKAANASGAQRYGNKKLPNALIVGVKKGGTRAVLEFIRIHPDVRAVGTEPHFFDRNYDKGLDWYRGLMPRTIESQITMEKTPSYFVTHEAPRRISSMSRNTKLIVVVRNPVTRAISDYTQTLSKKPDIPSFEELAFKNRSEGEVDTSWNAIRIGMYILHLENWLQYFHLSQIHFVSGERLITDPAGELGRVQDFLGLKRIITDKHFYFNRTKGFPCLKKPESSSQPRCLGKSKGRTHVQIDQEVIEQLRDFYRPFNVKFFEMVGHDFRWD; encoded by the exons ATGGCGTATAGGGTCCTGTCCAGCCGCGTCGCGCCATCCTCGCACCGACTGAGCCGCGGGTTCCTCTGCATATTCACGCTGTCGCTGTCCGTCACCTATTTATGCTACAGCCACATCTTCCGCTCGGACGCCGTCACCATGCCCAGCCAGCGCTTCGGGGAGCCGCTCGGGGCTCCCGGGAGCAACGCGGGGGCCAAGAGGCTCCTGCACAAGTTGCATCACTGCACGTCGCCCAGGGTCGCCCCGGACGCCCGGCCAGCGCCCAGCGCGGCGCCCCGGGCGCGGGATTACAAGGCGGCCAACGCCAGCGGCGCGCAGCGCTACGGGAATAAAAAGTTGCCCAACGCGCTGATAGTCGGGGTGAAGAAGGGCGGGACCAGGGCGGTGCTGGAGTTCATTCGGATTCATCCGGACGTGCGCGCCGTGGGCACGGAGCCGCACTTTTTTGACAGAAATTACGATAAAGGCTTGGACTGGTACAG GGGTCTGATGCCACGTACCATTGAGAGCCAGATCACCATGGAAAAAACCCCCAGCTACTTTGTCACACACGAGGCACCCAGGCGCATATCCAGCATGTCCCGCAACACCAAGCTGATAGTGGTGGTGCGCAACCCCGTCACGAGGGCCATCTCCGACTACACGCAGACACTGTCCAAAAAGCCCGACATCCCCAGTTTCGAGGAGCTCGCCTTCAAGAACAGGAGCGAGGGCGAGGTGGACACCTCCTGGAACGCCATCCGCATCGGTATGTACATCCTCCACCTGGAGAACTGGCTGCAGTACTTCCACCTGTCCCAGATCCACTTCGTCAGCGGCGAGCGGCTCATCACCGACCCGGCAGGGGAGCTGGGCCGTGTCCAGGACTTCTTGGGCCTCAAGCGCATCATCACAGACAAGCACTTCTATTTCAACAGAACCAAGGGCTTTCCTTGTCTGAAGAAGCCCGAGAGCAGCAGCCAGCCTCGGTGCTTGGGCAAGTCCAAGGGCAGAACTCATGTGCAGATAGACCAGGAGGTCATTGAACAGCTCAGAGACTTTTATCGGCCTTTCAACGTCAAATTTTTCGAAATGGTGGGACATGACTTTCGGTGGGACTGA